A segment of the Cricetulus griseus strain 17A/GY chromosome 6, alternate assembly CriGri-PICRH-1.0, whole genome shotgun sequence genome:
CATATGGCTACAAACCTCCATAAATCTGTCGGACTCCTTGTAAAAGAATTTCATTATATAGTTTTCACCTCCCAGTGTCTTATAGATTTAGGGAGCCATCTTGAAAACAATGATATGTTGGAAGAAGCTTATAAACAGAAGACACATTCTTCGAGTAGTAGTGGGCATTGGTGTGAATAGATATTGCTTTTTATATCCTCAGAAAAAGTCACACTGCATGGTTGTATAAGAGGGAATGAATGCAATGAGTGAAATTTATTCCTGTTTTACTTTCGAAAGAAgggttatttgtttatttttttttttaccatttgaAGCAAGATGTCTACATCTGTTTTTAAATAGTAATTCAGTGGCTAACTTTATTTGTTTCAATTGTGTACTGATCCAACATGgaacatttatatgtatttgaatattATTTGCATCAGAGAGGTTTTGCATGTAaaacactttttaatttaattgagtCAAGTAAGTTTAGTAAGTTTCTTGCATCTCAAAGGATGTTGTACAGTCTttagaaaaaagaatttaaaaatcattgGTTCAAGAATTTATGGACAATTCTAATAACACATAGAAAACAATATCTAGAATTAACCAGCATTTGTTCTAGAGGAGAATATTTTATAAGGAAGTTAAAAATTGAAActtctatatttaaatttaagatACCTTAAGGAAATATGTTTATCTCCCATTATTCATTAGAAGCTCCAAAGAGAACTTAGATCTTTATCTTCTTTTGAAACATATTCTATTATAATTGTGTGAGATATATTTTGGGCAAAGGAAAAGGGAAACCAGAGAAAAGGCTGTTTAAAATGTTATGGGAAAATCTGAgttgtatcttttattttattttattttttcactttttgagacagggtttctctgtgtaataatctTGACTaagctggaacttgctctgtagactagggtggccttgaacccacagagattcacCAGACTCTTTCTCCCAgtcgctgggattaaaggtgtacaccaccaccaaaaaatcATTGGTTCATGATTTATTAGCTGTATAACTTGGTTTAGTTACATAAAGTAAATATGTATGATCAGACAGGGATCTTGAAGTTATTGGTATATGAATGATTGTTCTCGTTCATTACTGTAGTGACACCATGATAATTAGACCTTATGAATAAAGAATAGAATGTGTACTAGATTGTTCCAAAAGACACTTGTATGTCTGACTATAGAATATGAATCATATCATTTATGTAAGCAACATGAGCATAATTTTGCACATGCAAGTATGTCTCCTTTATATTGTTAGACTTTGCAATTCTTGATACTGGAAAGGGGCCAATTCTTGATGTGTTTCTTTGGAATTCAGAGTCAATATGTTCATAATTGAATGTGTTCTATAGACCTGTTTATTGCAAAGTTCATAAGGCTATGAAGCTTTTTACTTCCTTTCCAAAAATCCTTCAAtacagttattttttattttattctttttagtttgagattatgatataattacatcatttctccctcctgttcctgcctccaaatcctccttttccttttaattgtTGTCACAAACATATACTCACATTTATTCCTAAATATCATACAGTGAGCTACAAAAATTATTTGGTCACataaccaaaccaaacacatCTCAAGAGAAAAGAATTCTATAACCACATGATCCTTCTGAATTACCATGCTTTTGCAGCATCTCTTGGTCAGCAGCCTCTTGAGGTGAATATAATTAGCCCCTCACCTCCCTAATGGGAGATTCCATTTGGCACTTTATGtgacagaacacagagaaacccaactCTGACAGATGCTGCTGTTATCATTCAGgtaaaatggatggatggaaataACTTAAAATTGCTTGGGTGGCTTATTCTCTCAGATGTCAGCTTATGATTAGAACTTCTTTGGACAAGAGTCACATCCTAAAATGCTTGAGGAAGACAAGAAAAGTAGAGGGAGGTCAGGAAAAGGAATTGAACAGCATAGGGGAATAGTTGTTAAACAACTGAAGTATTGGGAAAAGCTAAGTCACTGACTGACTGCCTTTGAGATAGAACCACATTGTAAATGGTCTTGAGAAGTCAAACAAACTTGTAGCATTTTCTACTAAATTTATGTCATAATTCATCATTCTGTGCTCACTGATGATTGATTGAATGAATGATATAATATTCTATGAactcataactaaggaaaatatCAATGATACttataaataaaaagggaaaatttgTAGTTTTTCAAtcactggtttttaaaaatagatgactAGTTCATACTGCCTTTTGTGAAATATTGGTGAATATTCTGTAAAGCAGAAGCAAATTTACCAgaaattttcatgttttccagATCAGAAAAGTGTTATACATACCTTATCAGAAGTAAATTTTAAGATGAGACCAAAAGTCTCAATGCTGAAAACAGATGAACAGATGTTCTGATAGAAtgccattttaaatttcaaaacaaaatggtacttaaaaatactaaaagttgaatttgttttcttgttttcatttgtggtttATAGTTGGAGTTTCTGAAATCATTTGATTCTGATCAGTGATCTTATCAGGAAGACTGTAAAGAATTATGGGTTGACTTCTACCTAATTGTTTATTTGAAAAGGATACAGAACTATTCACATCTCCCAAATATTAAATAGATGTAATTATGCTCTTCAATTAAGAGGGTCCAAATTTGGTTAGTTTTCTTTGGATTTAAGAAATGTTTTGAACCAATCTGTGTGGTGGGAATGCAGACACATTCAACTGAGGGAAACAATTCcataattcaaatattttatgcCTACTTTACAGTAAGCTTCCACATTTTCTCCTCCCAGTTATATACcagcttttcaaattttatagtcTTTATATGTGCATTCTACATTATCTAGGTATAGAATTTCCCTTTGTTCTTATTTATCCCTTTATTATCACTTTTTTGAagcttgaaaataattttattagtgTTTAGAAGAAATATACCCAAAGCAAATTTTAAATCCCAGCATCACTttaggggagggaggaggagagagatggaaagaagtaagatagagactgaggaagagagagagagagagagagagagagagagagagagagagagattcattaaGCTAACATGGAGGTCAGGTACCTGGTGGGGAGaggaattttaaagaaagagtaaggaACACCTAAGAACTGGAGTAAATATGCTTATGAGGAACTTAGGGCAGAGTTAGAATGATTTAAAACAAAGATTGCAACACATTTTTTCTATCACTTCATAACTCTACCTAATCTTTAATATTATATTACCATGTATATTTTATGTGGTTTAGAAGAACATAAATACAGAATTTTCCATTTTCACTAAATACTTATTTTCCCTCATTTTCTAATTTCTACATTCTAAGTTTTGAGATGCACTAATGAGAAGACAGGTATAAATTCAACTATATAGGGgtcaatgaattatttttattgattactAAACATACATATGGTGTTCCTTATGAGCAAGTGCACTGATTTTACATTTGAAATGTTGAGTTTGTATAATGTGTTTGAATAATGTCATGTGTTGCTGAATGGGGGATAGTtattacattttgaaatgtattttggCATGGTAGTGTGTTGCTCTCTGCGTATTCATATTCATTAATGTTTTTGAGTACTTTATCTCATGAGTTGGCCACTGTTATGgacaagagaaagaggaagaaagacactgatattattaacatttattgagcatctacaaATGGAGCACTTATCTATTATAGACATGATTGTGTCTATAGCCATCCCACCCTGTTCTTCCTGATCCATTCTGAACACATGATTGTGATCTTTGTTTCATTCCTGTAACTTAATGAAGTAACAATTCTAATTCATttaatagagaaataaaacacaagacCAGGGGTTTTATTATCTTTTCAGATGGTAGACAGTATGTAGTTCATTAATCATGGGTCTTGAATCCAAAATCCAGATGTTGTCTATGCTGTTTCTTCTCTGAATAAATGAAACtataatataatatgataaatattttcatagagTTAAGAAAAAATTCTTATgtgatatgtttgtgtatatatatgtgtgtttgtaatcCATGTGTCTATCAATGCTCAATGAACAGAAGATGTTCAtcctaatattaatttttatgaataatGGTACAATGAAAATGGGGAAACATATTGATATGATAGTGTTTTCTTCTGGATATATACCCTTAAGGTGAGAGATGTTATATTacatggtagttctattttaattgtttatgtcctttctcttgtcttttttctATCTTACAGCCCCTCCCACTTCTCTTTTTGCATTGTGCTGTTAAGGATGAAGACCAGGGTCTTAAATGTGTCAGACAATCATACCAGTACTGTGCTGCAAATCCAGTCTGTACTTTAGTGTTTGAAAACTTTCTGTACTTTGTTGTGGAAttttagttgaagatgtgttacagtcatttatgctgtggaatgtttgtttaatgatgcaaagatgtgttacatttgtttgattaCATAATATTAACCTGGGGAGAGGATGCTGAGTCACCAACTATttgacaggaagtggtagggaggaaCCACGTGTAGCTAAGTTTCTTAATTGGGGGCTGAGCAGAAGgtcatcctgtttttttttttttttttttttttgagacatgagcAAGGAGCAGGGTTAGCTACTTGCTATTCAGAGCAGAATTTCACCTTAACCTTTGAATCCTGAGATCTATAGAGGGATAGACATCTAGATAAAGTTTCCTTCAGCTTCCCTGATGGAGCCCAGGATTGAGACAACAGAATTCCCTCCTGGCTGCAGCCAGTGTGGCCAAATGGCTGCTAGTTGTTCTGGAGTTGCAATTGCTGATTAGGACAGCAGTTTCATAAGGGGCATCTATTGTATTTAATGAAAAACAATACTTTTTCTTTAATGGATGTGTTAATTTACATTGTCATCAACAATTTGCAAGAATCTTCTTTTTATAAaggctcatttaaaaatgatatatatgtatctttGTGCCTAAGTTTATGCTCCATGTTTGTGGAAATTTCATGGAAACCAAGAGGTGTCCTTAGATTCAATTGAGCTAGAACTATGGACCACTGTAAGCAACTTGATTTGGATGCTAAGAACAAAAGTAGGGTTCTTTGTAAGAGTAGCACGTGCTCTttactgatgagccatctctccaggtcctaaTATCCTCTTTTAAAATCCATCAAACATTACTATCTTTTGAATTTTTGCTGAAAGCTTTTGTTACAGATGTTaagtcatatttctttttttcagatatttttatttggttaAGTCATATTTCAAACTACTTTATAATTTTCTGATTATTGATTGTGCATAGAACTTACATTTCTCACATTACCCACTTAAATGTTAGTTGAAATGCTATAGTAAAAATAGGTTTTTATAACTTGGGGATTCTCCTATTCTATTTATAAAATTGTAATTTATAGTTTCCTCCCATTTTCTCCTTCAGGTAGCATTGCCAACAACAGCCAATGGAAGGAGTGAATCAGTCCATGGTATCAGAGTTTGTGTTTCTGGGACTCACCAACTCTTGGGACAtccaattatttctttttgtgctCTCCTCTATCTTTTATGTAGCAAGCATGATGGGAAACTCCCTCATCGTATTTACTGTGGCATCTGATCCTCACTTACACTCTCCTATGTACTTTCTGTTGGCTAACCTCTCCTTCATTGACTTAGGTGTTTCTTCTGTTATTTCTCCCAAGATGATTTATGATCTGTTGAGAAAACACAAAGTCATCTCTTTTAGAAGCTGTGTCACTCAAATCTTCTTCATTCACTTCATTGGTGGTGTGGAGATGGTGCTGCTCATAGCCATGGCCTTTGACAGATATGTGGCCATATGTAAGCCTCTCCATTATCTGACCATTATGAGCCCAAAGATGTGCATCTTGTTTTCAGTAGCTTCCTGGGTTGTTGGCTTTATTCATTCTCTGTTTCAGCTGGCCTTTGTAATAAATTTACCATTCTGTGGACCAAATGTTTTGGACAGCTTCTACTGTGACTTTCCCCGGTTCATCAAACTTGCCTGTATAGATACACACAAACTGAAATTACTGGTCTCAGTCAACAGTGGATTCATGTCTGTGGGCTCCTTCTTCATATTGATAATTTCCTATATTGTCATCATATTTACTGTTCAGAAACACTCTGCAAGTGGTTCCTCCAAGGCTCTGTCTACACTTTCAGCTCATGTGACTGTGGTGGTCTTATTCTTTGGTCCTGTGATGTTCATCTATACATGGCCTTCTTCTTTCACACACTTGGAtaagtttctctccatatttGATGCAATTGTCACTCCCTTTCTGAACCCAGTGATCTATACATTCAGGAACcaagaaatgaaaatggcaatGATGAGAGTATTTAACCAGATAATGGGTTATAGACAAATTATTAAAGACTTGCACTCTGGTCACTCTTAATTGAGCATACatattcattttaatgaatttctgagaaaaatatttccttgaatattttgatatgtttatttatatttatatatatgttatttttcttaGACTTAGTAAGGAATGACAATATCTCACTTATTTACATAGCAAATTATAACAAATCTAGGAAACATTTCCCTGAAAAAATCCTTTAAACATACAAGAGGGAATGTTACTTTAAGATCTTCAGGTAAAGAAacactttttacttttcttttccaattaTTAACGTTTcaaaaatatgtgtatttgtgtactatatgtgtacatgtgaatcCAAGTGCCTCAAATACTTGTAAACAGAATTCAAGAAATACCAAATTTCATTTGCTAGGACCCATTTGACTTCATTCAAAGATACAAGGGTGATTCAGCTTGCTTAAATTAACAAATGTGGTTCATCACATAAATCGCCTCAAAACCAGAAATTGCATGCTCATCTCTGTAAATGCAGAGGCAACATTTAATATAATTCATCATTTCATGATTAAAGTCATGAATATGCTAGGTTTAAAAAGAAGAtatatcaacataataaaagctgtGCTTTATAAATCTATAACAAACATTATGCTAAATGGAGAATAAATTTGAAGCACTCTATTTAAAACCAGAAGAAAGATTTCCCACTCTCTCTGCTGTTATCCAATATAAGGATTTGATtgttagctagagcaataagacaacaggaATTGCTAAAATAGActggaaactctgaaactgtcagAGGAAAAAGTAGgtaattgtattagttacttttgtggttgtgacaaaataccataaccaatgggggtggggaaactaatggaagagtttattttggtttatggttccagaggggaAGTTCATAGCAGCAAGGAAGGCATTGTATCAGGTATTGCAGGAGGAAGCTGGCTAATCACATTGCCAGGCATACATAGAAAGTAGAAAGtggacaggaagtggggtgaggcAATAAACTTTCAAGACCTACCTCTGAAAATGCACTTCTCTAGCAAAATTCTGTGTTCTGTGAGTCCCATAACTCTCCATACAACACTATCAACTAAtgaagtgttcaaatatatgagcctatgaggggcatttctcattcaaacaaccatagTAGTACACTATAAGATATAGGCTAGGGAGATATTTCCAAAATAAGACTCCAGTGTCTCAGGAAATAAAGCCAACAATTTGCAAATGGGTctttatgaaatttaaaagctTCTGTAGAACAGAAAAAATTGTTAATTGAGTGAAGAGGTAGTCTACTGAATGGAAGAAAATCTTTCCCATCGATATATCCGAGAAACTATGACTATGTAGACTATATCAAGACCTAAAATCTTTATAAGAAAACAACCTAGTTAAAATGGGCTATAGAGCTAGATAgcaagttttaaaaagagaagttgCAAATGTTAATAAATGTTTTGGAGGACATGGAGCCTGAACtgaccatcttctgtaaccaggctaGGCTCCCAGTGGCGAGTCGAGGACAAtaatccagccacaaaaccttagACCCACAACCTGTCCTGTCTGCAAGATGCCCTGGGGCAATGATGGCTCAGAGCATGTGGGAGCTGCCATCCATTTACTGGTCTAACTTGAGGTCTAAgccacaagagggagcacatggtcAACACTGCCTGGATAGCCAATACCTAGAAGCTGGATGACTCTGAAACCTGGAATATAATCAAACATACTGTGGGGaagagtcaatgaaatgattcctaatgatattctatactcatagattggtgcctagcccagacatcatcagagaggcttcctccaacagatgatggaagcagatgcacagACCCACAGCCGGGTGGAGCTTGGGAAACCTACAGAAGAGGGGGAAAAAGggttgtaggagtcagaggataTCAGGAGACcaaggcccacagaatcaactaaacagggctcacatgggctcacagagactgaagtggcaatcaTGGAGCCTGGAAGGGTCTGCACCCTTTGTACacatgctgtggttgtttagcttgggtttttttttttttttttttggtattcatAATAGTGGGGATGGGGATATTTCTGACTCTTTGCCTGTTTGTGGGACCCTTTTCCTATTACTGGGTTGcctccagccttgatatgagggtttgtgcctagtcttatttttTCTTGCTAGTTATGGCATAGTCTGTTGATATCTCAGGGAggcctgctttttgttttttgaagggaaacagagaagtttatgatggagaggggaggtggggacacTGGGAGGAGGTCAGGCTGAAGTTGGGATTTATTgcatgagaaaatgaagaaaaaggttttaaaattttcaacatcattaggcactagggaagtaTAAATTAGAACTacaatgagattctatctcattCCAGTCAGAATctttatcatcaagaaaacaaatgacaaccaTTGTTGGTGAGGATGTCAGAGAAGTGGAATCCTTATTCAGTATTGTTGGGGTTATAGATAGTCACTATGGAAACTATTGTGAAGGCATCTAAAAAGTACTGACTATTTTTTATAGTGCTGGGGGGTGATACACACACTACTGgcggagaaaagtaatcatcaatttTACCTACCCACAAACCCTGTGAGTTAAAATGGTGACCtacttgctgtggaataatccttctgtacactgtgaagatgcgTTGTTCTCATTGTTAATGAAAATCTGAATGGTTGATAACTAGcaaggattttcagggcagagagaatgctgggaagaaggagggtggaGTTGGAGGAGTTGCAAGCCAGATGTAGACAAAGCAACATGgaaagttcatagatgaggtaaatgagccttggGGCAagacagatgaatagaaatgggttaatttaagtcataagggCTAGTTACAAACAAGTCTAAGacattggctgagcatttataattattaagAGTCTTATTGTGGTAATTTGGGAGAGtctgccaggacacagagaaacatgtGTTACTTTGGGAAAGAGATTggtatgcttttgtttccacaggaaatgagaggttGTGGATTCATTCTAGGTTGATATGgatcagatttgattggggaagaccccctgaaaattctgcctacagacataaagaaataaacctaaaaagCCCCTACAAAACACATGAACAAaactgctcaaacataaaacaaaaaaatctttagctgacttgtgTACAACACATAATCTATACTTGCATTAATACAGACATGTAtgctacctttaaaagtttatgtattttcagaacaagGGGACCAGATACCAATGAAAATGGATGTTCCAAGTGATCTAGCATCTCaaaatgcctctgttgcagtttcctatGTGTTCcacatccagaacagcttcaaggctacTGTCTGAGATGGTCCAGCCAATACTTAACAATTATCATGGTTGTACTCGAGGTTCTCTCAAAGATTCCAGCACCccaagacaacaggaagcagtctagagaaagCAATGACAATATTCCCCCAAAATGGCTTATGGATGTTTGTTATCATATATAAGCTGTTGGTTAAACGTTGTTTTGGTCATAGTCAGAAAGCTAAATAAAAGAGTTTAATTCAAAGATATATTTCTAAAGGAAGAAAGGTGGATATATTAAAGGGATGATAggaaaagggtagattattgaatctactttaatcccAAAAgtaactattaatctcaaaaaatttgTTGGTATGGACTTTTATATTGCTACAAATTTAAGGTTGTTTTTGTTATATTGGACATgcgtttctatttttgtttaaggtattgtacctatgcagctcctTTAATTATGTAATATAATGCTTTAGTCCATGAAAgatatttaggataataaagaaatatagattaatagtcaATCATAACTATCAAACTTACAGTCATATTAGGTGCGCTTTCCAGGTCATAAagagatatatttagatagataggtggtcttcaaacacttcaaagaccatagaatatggaatttaatatgtttaataacctaaggcttttcatgacattgagacacatctgctcctgacagcaccaatttacttcaaaagaagATGAATGATGGACCGAACggagccctctgaatgtgtgtgccagctaggaggcctgggcagtctatggaacctctaacaatggagctagtgtttatccctagtgcacaaatggactttgggagcccattccctatggagggatattattgcagcccagatacacgaaaggGGGCCAAGGctttccccaaaatgatgtgaaggactttgatgatccctggTAGGAGGGACTCACTATCCTAGGGGagtgggtgggttggggtgttggtgggaggatgggagggtgagggaatggggggattgatatgtaaaataagattgtttctaaaataaaataaaaaacaaactaacaaaaagatgaatggcatcaaagaacctccatatggagtttgctttctttatggtaAAAGCTACTCATTTGGACAAAGAAACagcccttgcctcaattgctgataGTATATTGtcaaagcaggacacaaaagaaagcaactgctAAACTTTGCCAAGAAAAGGTAggaaagtccttcaaaatttcttGCTTCTCAAAAATATCTGTCAGATTTCTAGGTCTGTAGGGCAAagttggatgccccaacgttGCAAAAGAACTTTGgggactgtccaggcagccagacatCCCTGTTGTTAGGTAGCATTACAGCCTtgtggggtctttgatggagttaaatactaaataattagacttaaagttttccttagctatgataaaaggtaaaccaggtataaaactttagacttacaaagataagatagatgatagagtattttctcaaatacaaatggactggataatAGAACTgcaattcttacttgataactgttttgctatatatAGTTTtgctatattaaagttaaaaccttcctttttaattagacaaaagggggaaattctACGCAATAACCCTTCTGTGCACtttgaagatgtgttgctctcattgttaataaaaagttgattggctgatagctaggcagggctttgggggcagagagaattctaggaagaAGGAGGATGGAGTCAGATGAGGAAGAAGCAACATGAGAACTTCATGAATGAAGTGAATAAACCTctgggcagcacatagatgaatagaaatgggttagtttaagttataggagctatttaaaaacaagtttaaactattggctgagcattcataattaataatgtctttGTGTCATTTGGGAGCATCTGCTGGGacagagaaactccacctacacCTACCTGCAAGATATACCCACTGGTGCAATAATGACACAAATGCCATGGAACTAACAAACCACTATTTGGTTGGACTTAAGACACATTTGATGATACGGAACCCATATCTGACATTGCTAATTATATCAAGAACCTAAGACTACATAGGCCATAGACTCAATAGAAAAATGTACAATTATTCTGCTAATAAAAGGATCTAAACAGCATTATTG
Coding sequences within it:
- the LOC100760819 gene encoding olfactory receptor 4F3/4F16/4F29, yielding MEGVNQSMVSEFVFLGLTNSWDIQLFLFVLSSIFYVASMMGNSLIVFTVASDPHLHSPMYFLLANLSFIDLGVSSVISPKMIYDLLRKHKVISFRSCVTQIFFIHFIGGVEMVLLIAMAFDRYVAICKPLHYLTIMSPKMCILFSVASWVVGFIHSLFQLAFVINLPFCGPNVLDSFYCDFPRFIKLACIDTHKLKLLVSVNSGFMSVGSFFILIISYIVIIFTVQKHSASGSSKALSTLSAHVTVVVLFFGPVMFIYTWPSSFTHLDKFLSIFDAIVTPFLNPVIYTFRNQEMKMAMMRVFNQIMGYRQIIKDLHSGHS